Part of the Penicillium digitatum chromosome 4, complete sequence genome is shown below.
TGTCAGACCCGATAGAAGCAGACCTGTTGGTAGCATTTGTGGCCTCAGTTCTTACAGTTGACACTGATCCGGACCGAGAATCAATCACCGAGCGACGATTTACCGAGACACATGAACTGCGGCGAGATTGCCATGATGTAGCACCGACAGATTgaccatcttcttcctcagtGGGCGATAGGAGAGTCTGGGGTTGAAGGAAAAGACTGGAAATACGATGGGGATCTTTCTTTACCATTTGTCGAACGCTTGATTTGGATTGTAGCTGAGGCATCGTGTCTTCATCCAACTGCTTCTCTTGCGTAAATTTGCGTCCTCCCCGTTTTTCGATCTCAGCCCTAACGGCCACCAACCAGCCGATCATATCATCGGGGTTTTCGAGcaccaaaagaaaattgTGCGAAAACCGCCGGGCATTAGGCCTGTGGAAGCCAAAGCGCGAGAATCGAGGCCTTGGGGGCTCCGGCACGGCGGAACCATCGGCTGTCGGATTGTGAGAGACCTGGACTACCCAATGTTTTCCAGGAATAGCATCACTAGCAAATGCGACAGACTTGGGCCCTAGCAGCAGCATTCTCTCTGGAAGACGGTCGTGTTTCCCTTCGCCTGCATATTGGAGGATGCATCCAGTAGTTGATAGGACATATATTTTCTGAGTCCACTCCACCTTGTTGATAGTACCAGATACCGTCCGGAGGTGCTTCCGTTGCTTTTGTTCTCGCTTTTTACGAGCAGCATCAGCGGCCTCGCTCTGCTCTAAGAGATTGGCAGGATTATCGTCGGTAGAACTCCTTGCACTGGTGACGTGCAGACGCAAGATGGAATCCGCAGTGAGAGCAGGTGCCGGGAGGCAGGCATGCTTGATAGATTGGGGATAGGCCTGGAACAGTGGGGGAGACTTCCAGCCATACTGTTCCTGGTTCGTATGTTTGGGGGCCGTTTTCAAACGGGAGGATCTTGATGTTGTGCGTGATCGTTCTGTTGGGGAGGTATTGGTGAGATTGGAGTCTATAATTTGAGGGCTTAAAATAGAGGGCGACAGGGTAGTTTCCAAGAGAATGGCAGTTTGAGGTTCTGGCTGTGCCTCTACAATCTCCTCTAATTTGGAATCTGCGCGCAAAGGCTTGTGACCAAAGAGACTGCGCAGACTGGTCTTGGAGGATTGCCTTTTAACCGGGCCCTGGAGCGGAATGGGACCCTCTGATCCATTGATGCTGGGATATTCAGTTGGCCGAGGGCGTTGGGACCGTTTTTGAGCAGCTGGTCGGCTGAAATTGGTCTGTAGGGGTGCAAGTAGACGACCTCTGCGTTCGCCAATTGGTGACTGATCCGGATTCATTGTTGACGGGCGTGCCCACGACAGTTCCACACAGTTTCACACAGTTTCACACAGCTCCAGATATTTCCAGATTGCAGAATTTCAGGAAGTTGAGCGTATTTAGAGAAAAAAGGAGCGACAAGGTTTAATTAAGGCAATGATCATCGAAAGGGAACGTGGGTATGGAGTGGTTCAACGTCATGGCATATCCGACGAGGAATAGCTGTTGAATattagaagaaaaaaaaagcaatgaAGAGAAATTGGAATCCAAATTGTAATTATAATCGAGGAACGACCCTTtcgagagagaagaagacatccagagaaaaaaaaaacacctcTTTAGCAGGATTTCAAGGGGAAATTCGCATTCAGACTAGTTCCAAGCGGCAGTGGGGGGGATCTACTGGCGATAGTGTGCGGCCAGACCGGGGAGTCAAAGAACAATTGGTGCAAATCTGAGCTTTTGAGATCATCTAGATAGCCGGACCACATTTCAGTCCCTGACCAGGATCAACAGCACCTATCAGATTAGCGCCCTGATCACAATGCTGTGCCATTGCAACATCCTTTTGTGTGAATCCGCGTGGGCGATGGGTTGTCCAGTGCACATCGACCGAGCCAATCCGCTGATGGGGGGCGTCAGCCttaatttctttttttacccAGGCACCGACGATTTAAAACGTCCCACTTACCACTGTCATagtgggatgatgttttttgGATGCACTCTCGGCTGCAATCATATTAACAAACGCCTATAGGATGTCAGTTGGTTCCtgcagaagcagaagcagtCCTAAAAAACCAGACCAGacgatgaaaaaaaaaaaaaagaaaaaaattcacCTACCACAGCCTTGAAATAGCTCTTAAAATGGAACGTCTTCGTTACCCCCATCCCATCTCCATCCTGTGCCCAGCCCTGCTGCAATAAAGCATCGGCGTCTCGGGCAAGTTGCTGCGCATCCTCGCCCTCGGCGAACTGAAACGCGCTGGATGCCATTCTCGGGAAAGGTCGCGAGAGGGGAAATGCGGGTGCATACAGGCTGGAGATTCTGGTGAGAGGCCGGATATTTGAGATGTTCCTCACACAGAGACGCATGGAAGTAAGACAATTCATCTTGAAAGGTACTTTGTACAAATTCGGAGGGGGGGTGGAAAGAGAGTCCAAATGTTGAGGGCGCACGGGCCAAGGGGATCGGATTATTTGGCCGAGACCACAATGCTATTCTTGATATCCATACCTACATATATCTGACATGGATATACATCTGTCTGTTTGTTTCCTGGAGGATTTGCCATAGACCTGCCAAAGTTGACCATCATTCCAGATCTATTGTATAGTTCCTGAGCCCCAGGCCGTATTGCGTTAAACCAATGagaggtactccgtaccgcGCGAGTCACTAGTTGCATAACAGCCGAATAACTGGAATTAGTTCGTCTGGTATTTTACATATTTAGACAAAGAAACACACAGAAGCGTCATGCTGATGATGAAACTTGATGCCTGAATTCGCTGTCACGTTCCAAGCACGTCCCAAAGTCTTTGAGACCTGGATTGATTCTCTACTGCTCGGGGATATCAGCCCTGTAGCCCGCATCATAGAATCACTTGAACATATGAACCATATCCTTCATCGATACCATGAAGATTGAGCGGAGGAATTCGAAAGTTGTCGGAATCAACGCCATGTGGGTTAAATGTCAACTCATCTCTTGCCAAGGAAACAACTTTGTT
Proteins encoded:
- a CDS encoding Peptidase family M20/M25/M40 protein — its product is MNPDQSPIGERRGRLLAPLQTNFSRPAAQKRSQRPRPTEYPSINGSEGPIPLQGPVKRQSSKTSLRSLFGHKPLRADSKLEEIVEAQPEPQTAILLETTLSPSILSPQIIDSNLTNTSPTERSRTTSRSSRLKTAPKHTNQEQYGWKSPPLFQAYPQSIKHACLPAPALTADSILRLHVTSARSSTDDNPANLLEQSEAADAARKKREQKQRKHLRTVSGTINKVEWTQKIYVLSTTGCILQYAGEGKHDRLPERMLLLGPKSVAFASDAIPGKHWVVQVSHNPTADGSAVPEPPRPRFSRFGFHRPNARRFSHNFLLVLENPDDMIGWLVAVRAEIEKRGGRKFTQEKQLDEDTMPQLQSKSSVRQMVKKDPHRISSLFLQPQTLLSPTEEEDGQSVGATSWQSRRSSCVSVNRRSVIDSRSGSVSTVRTEATNATNRSASIGSDMRSSSFTSSNIPHSPPIGTGAFRPGEPVPEELDRIYTRSPPVSSLHTPLPPQPPPITEFIEEPQVDHSLSVAEALIRCTSPPAPNFSVPSFSKKFVPRSGTTPIPHASPPSSINGFARRTETDPNMSTLASPSQTPTFSVASLRHADSTEARRRLRPSNSEDALTKTVRSTQNIQLFYRPPITAPPTGPLPDPRASSRPLSLMDGSSMSRKPINITQVQPAPPPKDPIPRQRVSAVYPDNQAAQSMLRRKSMPGLGLIGPPSAPPPNCPLPKLPSPAPSIANTSTPASSTDTTASHMLSAWSVTSPMQRFYGSEPVRDHLEDRKSGAHSASNDPARDAPQNARHSKLIKSPLV
- a CDS encoding Pterin-4-alpha-carbinolamine dehydratase family protein, with translation MASSAFQFAEGEDAQQLARDADALLQQGWAQDGDGMGVTKTFHFKSYFKAVAFVNMIAAESASKKHHPTMTVRIGSVDVHWTTHRPRGFTQKDVAMAQHCDQGANLIGAVDPGQGLKCGPAI